The following DNA comes from Centropristis striata isolate RG_2023a ecotype Rhode Island chromosome 3, C.striata_1.0, whole genome shotgun sequence.
tagctgacagctttagttacttttcaggtcgaaatttaacataaaaactttaaaaaatgtaaagtcatgagacatttttttcaagttaaacctcacaacagtatattaagtggttaaaatcagcccaattaaataaaaaaattaaagcactacttgcataaatgcatcaatacaaataatctaataatatattagatAATACATTACAATGAGTGGGGGCGTGCTGCATatcgagtacttttacttttgatactttaagtacattttgatgctgatacttttgtacttttacttcagtaagttttgaatgcaggacttttacttgcagtggagtaatttcacagtgtggtattagtactttgacttaagtaagagatctgaatacttattccaccTCTGGTTATTACTAtgtcaatagccatcctttgttacatcctttttgagtgaaatgatcaataaatgtcatatgttacactttggGTGaagatttttgtgtttcctgcaaaacttgaaaaaacgaGTTAggctattattttaacagggtgacgacatgTAACTGATAAATTGAAGCTGTACACTGAACAACAGAGTGACTTTGAGTCTAAtattttctgtgtctgtttccctatgggtgacgtcacggtgactacgtcattatttatacagtctatggtctgttTATGAACACCCACCACACTGTGTGAACGCTGTCTCGGTTATAGCCGCTATGACGTGTCGGCTGAACGGTCTCCGGTGGTCCTCCACCATCTTCTGACACATGAGACTGACGGTGTAATGGACTGCTGCCTTTAACCTCTGAAAgtcaaatcaattaatcaatattAACCTTTTTATTTGACCGGTCTGCTGCTGTATGCTAGCAAACGGACATGTAGCATGTTGAAGCTAACGTCCACACAGACGTTAAAATAATAACGGTCCTACCTGCTGCGTCTCCTCTTTATCAACGGACATTTTCCACTCCGGAGCGGCTCCAGTTACGGTACAAAGCGGAGAAACTcctcacaaaatgaacagacggaacaaaacaaaaccttaACTCATGTTTCAAGTTTTCTTGTTagctgaaataaacaaaaactcgCGGCATAAATTCACCAGCAAACCAACAACCGCTGAGTTTAGTGCAGCCGTTAATGTGGAGCGCCGCCGTGTGGTCGGGAGGAGGTACTGCAGGCTTTAaacattcactcacacacatattaCACTCAAAGTACATGCTCTTTATTGACTATAAAAGCtacattgtgtgtctttatgcTAGTTTATTTCCTGGAAGAAGGTCTACACTGTAATTAAAGTTCTCTGAAGTGGTCTGAAGAGGTTTTAAAGGGTCCTCTTGAAGATTTGCTTGCAGACTTGATCCTCGCAAGTAATTTCCTGAGGAGGGAGAAAACATGACGTCCATTAGCAACAATCCTAAAAGTGagcacatgaatgaatgaattgtaTCAATTTAAAGAGGGagcaacattatttttttgtctaatAAATTATGTATGAACTTACATGATACTatacctgcctccagtgtttccttactgctccatgttgagaggcacttcctcagtttgtgctttgtttttaataggatgggtgggatggagggttggggatgggcaGAGGGTgattgcttgtttctatgttttgttatttttattattactactttctccttttttatgtaaagcactttgtgttgcatctctcttgtatgaaaggtgctatacaaataaagtctgctTGATTTATTGATAtactcttatatatatatatataccattgATATTAGTAGTATAATACTATGCTTCTGAATTTTACAAAGTGTTGGACTGTAATGAGCCACTAGAGTAAAAACTACGTACCAGATGAAGCTGGTCTCCCTCAATCCAGTGAGTCCACGTCCGGTTCTTCTTCTTTCCCCTCTGAACACACACCAGCTTATCACCTTCCCAGTTCACCACAGTCTGACAgaacaacaatgaaacacaaGCACAGTAAACAACACACTGTGATCACttcttcattattattaaaactGAATAAATGTAGACAAACTACAAACAGCAACATGGCAGTgacaaaaagtaataaaacaaaacactaggCTTTTATGTGTAAGGAAGTTGTAAGAATAATATAACAGATCAAGACAAAACACACTGTAAGTCACTTTGATGGCAAATAGATATACATGCAGAAGGCATATTGTACATGTGTGTATGcacataacataaacatatgCACAGCTCTCCCACATGCTATCATAAAAAAAGTTCACCTATATTTATTCataggagcatttatgggtataagtcaggaactggcctactttacttatttcaagggtgctgaatccaaaagaAATGGTTCCtaagcaaaattttgagtttttgactctcatttgcatatcaaaatggcggacaAATTGCCCAttttgctcagtcgttggaccatttcccccaAGTTTtttaccaacttttaaggtgaaattaagcattatttgtgtcattttttaaggccgacataaatattcaatcaatatcacttttaaattttccagttgatattttgttttatatatatattgatacacaaatgagaaggtcaaaaactcaaaatttcgcttgggaaccattttttttggactcagtacccttgaaataagtaaagtagacCAGTTCCcaacttgtacccataaatgctcctcacttcttatagaaggccttttttcagaaatccgtctagactataaagTGATTACCAATAATGAAAATTGTACTGACACAAGCAGCATTGCCTCAGTATTGTAACACTGATTGACGTCTAATACAattagtagtaaaataaatagattaataaagaaattaagaaaATCTCACACAGATTAactatatataactataactatatagtaactatatatatatatatatatatatatatatataaatatagtgtgTGATGATAGTTCAGCCACAGAAAACATTcatttgctttcttttattgtctaATCCTGAAGGTTTATACCTGGCATGTCCTGTTGTCCAGTCCTTTAGTCACTTCTTCTGCCTCTTCTCCAATTTTAAATGAAATCTCGTAGTTTCTGAAGGTACTGAATGTTTGGATTATGAAACAGTCTCCGTCTTGCTTAATCACTTTCTGAGGCTTCAGCAGGGAGGCGATCTTGCGTGTTGCAAAGTCGATGCCTGCgtgacaaaaagagagaaaatgaaaacacattcaTGTAAACTTCACCATGTAACCTGTCCATCATGATTTGACataaaataagtgtttttgaGAACGGTTCTACATTCCCAAGATATAAACTCCTCAAGTCAACTAAGCACAAGTTCCCAGCATGTCATAATTAactctttatcaggcaaataactatatttggtaacttcaggcaatatttcaagaaaaaagttgcaaatttactagattaaagtggcaaatctacaagaaaaaaagtcgcagatttaagagatttaaagtggcaaatctgcacgaaaaaagtcgcagatttacgagaaaaaagtggggaaaagcaacttttttctcccagaatcaccactttaaatctcataaatctgcacatttttttctcgtagatttgccactttaatctcgtaaactttattctcaaaatattactttcgtatgtttttttttaatgtaatatcctccaatattctctagggttgaaatttggaatttgcaagtatttcaatgagtgtcctattaagggttaaagtggtgaatctgggagaaaaaagttgctttttcccacttttttctcataaatctgcgactttttcgcacagatttgccactttaaatctcttaaatctgcaactttttttcttgtagatttgccactttaatctagtaaatttgcaacttttttctcgaaatattacctgaagttaccaaatatagttctttgcctgataaagggttaaacattcTTTAAATGTCTGTATAAAGAACTGGTAAAACGTACCCAGAGCGATCATGTAGCCCTCAAAATTCTCACTGCTGATCATGTCCCACGTCCCGCTGTAGTCAACAGGCATTTTGGATGTTTGTTCGACTCTTTGAAAGACTCAACAGCACAAGTATGATGATTAAATAGAGTTAAGGTTAATGGGTGGGACGTGTTATTGTGTGTGGATGTGGGTCAGGGGTGATACGGTTCTTGCTGCAGCTACTGAGACACACAAAGGAAGAGCAGTGGGGTGGAAGTTTACTTGTTGGCACATAATATGAGGAAACATAGTGTTCCTGCTAAGACAAATAAGTCTCTGCTAAGGGCTAATTATTAAATCTGATGAGTGACATATTATGATCATTTTCAGGTTCTTGCCTTTATTTtaggtttctactagaacaggggtctcaaactcaaattacctgggggccgctggaggcagtatcaaaatgaccaaaaaaagacacaaaattacaaaaaaaaagacacaaaatgacagaaaaaaacgaaattacttaataaagacacaaaattaccaaaaaaaagacacaaaattactaaaaaaagacacaaaatgacagcaaaaaactaaattacttaataaagacacaaaattaccaaaaaagacacaaaattatttttaaaaaacccaaacaaaattattttaagaagacacaaaattacaaaaaaagacacaaaattacacagaattaccaaaaaagacccaaaattattaaaaaaagacacaaaattatttttaaaagacacaaaattaccaaaatttaaaaaaagtaattaaagggaccttccacacacaacacggtaaatggcattcatataaaactcacattaaactttcatatcaaggtgggggccacaaaatatcgtcacgagggccacaattggcccgcgggccgccagtttgagacccatgtacTAGAACATGgtgctttaatgtaaaaaaaacaaaacacatacattttctaTCTGTCTGAATATATCTGTATTTGGCATCCGGAAACAGCACTTTACCCCTGGACACTAATGTTTTGTAATTCACATGGTTACAAATAGACTTTTCTTATGCTgctaattattatatatttattgtgtcAGCGTGTGtcagtatgtttttatttttcatctcagggacaattttaaatatgtatctTTTAATGCTGCACTGATCGGAGCTGAGGAGAAACtgcattctgtttattttgtgtatgaaaaaactcaataaaatgacaataaaaagaatCTTGAATTACTATAATgcatggatgtataaagagaacaAGATACAGCGTTGGAGCCGTGGCCCTGtccattcctatgaaagttgttCAGTGGCACATAAAGCCAAAAATTCTGGCTTCcttcctaataataataataatagtaacaataataataataataataaaatatgtctaaatcaaatttttttttttacaatttgggACTGTAAACACTATTTTGGTCTTTAGAAGTAAgcttaaaaaaatgaacaacataatctaacctttaaccctttatcaggcaaagaactatatttggtaacttcaggtaatagtttgagaaaaaagttgcaaatttagtagattaaagtggcaaatctacaagaaaaaaagttacagatttaagagatttaaagtggcaaatggaACTCATTGAAATtccacaaatttgccactttaaatctcttaaatctgctactttttttcttgtagatttgccagtTTCTAATTTgtagttaacccttaatagggcactcattgaaatacttgcaaattaaaaatttcaaccctagagaatattggaggatattacatacagccagaatgtctaaaaaaaacatacgaaaataatattttgagaaaaaagtttacgagattaaagtggcaaatctacgagaaaaaaagtggtgaatctgggagaaaaaagttgctttttccccacttttttctcataaatctgcaacttttttcaagcagatttgccactttaaatctcttaaatctgcaactttttttcttgtagatttgcagctttaatctactaaatttgcaacttttttctcgaaatattacctgaagttaccaaatatagttctttgcctgataaagggttaaacttatATTATGTGCAGATGCTGGCTTTCAGGAAACACTATCTGCAGCAGAGGTCTTTGTGCACATGCAGCGTGAAATTCAAGCCTTCCTCCTGCTCTCATGTGGAGCTGCTGGCAGTTcttcagctgcagcagcctgACGAGGAAAGCAGGAGTAGAGTTACGAGCATCCATGTTCCTCTACATGTTCATCTTCATGTTCCTCTACATGTTCATCTTCATGTTCCTCTACATGTTCATCTTGATGGCGTATCACAGCAGCAGATGGATACCAAGGAGTCAGAGGATAAAATTGTGAGTTTCTGTCTTGATCTGATAGAAAAATAGCCTACAAGTGTTCTTAttgcaaagcttttttttaacctgctcatgttttttttccatttgcagTCAAATAGTGAATGGCGTGTTCGCAGCAGTGGTCCTGGTGCCTCAGCTCTACGTCCTGGGAAGGTAACAAGGACACAGGTGATGGCAGTGAGCCAGGTAGCTCACGGGTCACTGGCACAGGAGGGAGAGCCCAATTTATCATTGTCTCGGTTTTATTTTAAGGGACATTCTAcaccagaatttaaaaaaatacatctttATACACATTATAAATACAGCTTTCCCCTGTTTAGCTTCTAGACTGATTTAGCAACAGTTGCTGAGTGTTAGAGGTCCTCATGAAACGGTTCAAACATGGTGTTAAAGTTGTGAATCAGTCTGTTTGGTCAGGTTtagttaacaaaacttttgctTCAATTTAGGGGAAAAAGCACATGTTTAGATACAGCAAAGTATTGTATAAggagtaaaataaatggacattagggcagtctgtggcctagaggttaggaatcaggcttaTAACgggagagtcgctggttcgaatcccggtactgacaggtctaggacttaagtgcccttgagcaaggcacataACCCCCCTGCTCAGCTCCCTGGGTGCTGCCCACTGCTTGTGTTCactgtgtgcaaaaaaaaaaaaggatgggttaaatgcagaggttgaatttccccattgtgggattaataaagtaatcttcttcttcttcataacTACCGGAAGTGAGACAGTGATGTGAAGCGTGATGAGACTTGATGTGGTAACACTAAACCCATTCAACACCTGCCCATCTAAGTGGACCTTATACCCTCCGTAACATCACTTCCACCCTGACATCTTTCATAATAACTACAGCTTCAACAGGGCGCTGCTAAAAAAAATCTGGGTGGTTTTAAGCTGCAGAACAAACAACCTACGGGGTCATTTTTTGAGCTTGGACAGTCTTTGAAAGACACATTGCGATTGAGTGTGTAAATGCATTTTTGGCCGAAAAGCAACGGGCCACAGTATTTCAGTATAtcagagagaaggcagacaaagtcagcaactcaaaaatgtctttaactGTCGTGTTAAAGGCCCAGATCCTGGAGATACTGCAAGCAGCCTCTTCTAAACAACCTGTCAGCCTCCATAGCCTCGTCCTTCATAGCTTCAGGTAAAACCCTTCTCATCTCACACAtttcaaaaacacatacataatACACAATACAAACAAGAAAGCATTAATATTGAGCTAATTTCAACAGGTTTCTCAGTGATATTCACGTTGATAGACCCGGTTCCTCAGAGCTTGTGGGCTTCCTATCACATGTTCGGGCTGCTGACATGCGTTCAGGGATTGTGCACCGTCATCCTGACTCTGTCTGCTGCAGCATGTGTAAGAAAAGACAAAGTGTTCTCTTTTGATTCAGAGAGAAACTGcagcatgaaaatgattcacagTCCGATCTATTCACAGctaggttataatagtttttgatttttcattagttttagttttaattttgttgtcaatttttgttttcaaattcagttcgttttaattcgtttttggagtgagtttactagttttgattagttttattttttggaaaatgcttagttttagtttagttatagtattagttttagttgttttgtaatgggggtGCCAGGTCacataaggtcacaataaatgttgcctttttgtcaattttttattgtaaatttgtcactttttcttgtaaatttgacaaattttctctttaaatttgtcacttttttttcattaaatttgacactttttcggtaaaattcgtcactttttttttgtaaatttgagaatttttttaattcgtttttatgagttttagttgttttgtaatggggtatttgttgggtccagattcaataaggtcacaataaatgtttcctttatttcctttgtctgatccatctcagccccaataagtttattaagtcataaaaccagatagatgaaatagatttcatatcaaccaaaaaggtttacttatgaaaaaagttgacaaagacgaaaacgaaggacattttcacaataattttagttagtttcagttagttttgcaaCCATATGTTGTTGTCCTCGTTTTGGGTTGACTGCctggtttttaatttttttaaattttatttaatttatttattttattttatttcatttcatttcatttcatttcatttcatttcatttcatttcatttcatttcatttcattttattttattttattttatttcattttattttattttattttatttatttatttttcttcctgtctgtttttggtgtctgtctcggTTGATTGTAAGTGTCTGtattaaatgttgaaaaattaaaaattaaataaatacttcaataaaaaaattaaataaataaaaaaagttagttttgtaaccacaaaatacagtttcagttagttatagtttttttttttaaaaactctcgtttttatttttatttcagttaatgaaaatgtgttttcaattttagtttttgttatttcattaaccataataaccttgattcacAGGCCAAAACCACCACTGAGCTGTACTACATGTCCCTTATTCTCACTGTTGCTTCTATTTTCAGTACAggtgaagtattttttttaaattaaattataccaTTTATAAAGTGGATTTTCAGTTCAAAGGAGTAACACCtgcttgtgtctgttttagtgttCTTCATGGTGAGAGGAGGACTCTGGCTGACTAATAGGAAGTTTGTGGCGGAGGCGAGCAGAAACAATGAGCGGTGAAGCGGTGAAGCTTCCAGCTGTCCACGTCGACATCTGATCCTCCACATATTAACATTTCATGTGGTTTTCATGCCAGCAGCCGCCGGTAACTTTAAACCATGGGAAAGGGACTTAATCCAGCTCACGTTTTATCGCTCacttcagagaaaaaaacatcacaaagcAGGTGTTTGTCTTGATTgttctgctttttttatttctttgacatTTGTTCCACAATCAGTCAGTCATTGGAGGCTAATCAGTATTTTCCACAGTAGATTCTGTTTAATTATACAAATAGATATATCTGTATACAGTACTGAACATTATATTTATCTCATTGGAAAAGTAAAgctacattaaacatgttgtaggagaattgaaagaaaatgtttcatatttcacTTAGTAACTTTTGCACTTATAAGGGCAAACTCTAAaacaggggtccccaaactatGGCCCGCCAAATCAATTGGAGTGGCCCACTTAACTATCCCAAACAATCCCTGTAAACatgacctgttttttttaattgcatttattatatatttatttataaaatatccacatgtaCTGATTAAGGTAGGCGCTCTAATTAAAACTGAccttagttgtgaattatttagtatttttatttagttttggcgggcaaggcaagctaacggaagagagtcggtcaacaaaatgtggaaacggaaaatagattctgaatgcagaatctattttcacctGTACCTGTAACAAAATCATTGTTAACtggcatcagcttgtgtttatgtaattttgtaattttctacaaaataaaaggaatatctgtggtacttcaaataaacgtgtgaatactttttattacttttctgcaaaccaacaggtggtgccaaggccaacaaatgatcgttatatttacacaataacactggtggtcactttggcccatatcatttcctgttatagacTGACCCCGGACCCCATCACAGGAAGAAAAGCTGATGTGGCCCCCACCgaaaaaagtttggggaccGCTGCTCTAAAACAAGTGGAAAAGTTTAGTAATGGAGAACAAATTCTTTCCTTTCACACGGTGGCAGTGTTGGGCCAGTGCATGCTCACCTTGCAGTGCATGGAAAAATATTCTGCAGCTGAAGCAACTTAAGCCAACAAACACTTTATTCAGTCTTATTTCAATGACTTCTTCACAGACATGTTTGTATGATGGGATGGAGGATCAAACAGAGGCACAATGTGACAAAGTGACTGCTAAAACTCAGCAGCACT
Coding sequences within:
- the rbp7b gene encoding retinoid-binding protein 7, with protein sequence MPVDYSGTWDMISSENFEGYMIALGIDFATRKIASLLKPQKVIKQDGDCFIIQTFSTFRNYEISFKIGEEAEEVTKGLDNRTCQTVVNWEGDKLVCVQRGKKKNRTWTHWIEGDQLHLEITCEDQVCKQIFKRTL
- the LOC131968130 gene encoding uncharacterized protein LOC131968130, with product MWSCWQFFSCSSLTRKAGVELRASMFLYMFIFMFLYMFIFMFLYMFILMAYHSSRWIPRSQRIKFQIVNGVFAAVVLVPQLYVLGRPRSWRYCKQPLLNNLSASIASSFIASGFSVIFTLIDPVPQSLWASYHMFGLLTCVQGLCTVILTLSAAACAKTTTELYYMSLILTVASIFSTGEVFFLN